A window of Methanolobus chelungpuianus genomic DNA:
ACTGCTGTGAAAAATTCAGGCAGAAGATCAGATGAGATCCTACCAGCAATAGTTTAGCGAACTTATGAGATGCCTGCTTTTGCAAGGCATCTCTTTTTAGGGGAAATTTATAAATATAGTGAAGTAGGTAATAGGCTGTCGTCAGCCGTAAACCCACTAATAGGAGGCATTTTATGTCAAAACAAGAAATCTTAGATAATCTTAGGGACGCAATCGTCAAGCAGAACATCAACGGTACTGTAGAGGCTACCAAGGCGGCTCTGGCTGCCGGTATACCAGCATTTGACGCCATCAACGAAGGCTTATCTGTAGGAATGAAGATAGTTGGTGACAAATTCGAGGCAGCAGAGATCTATCTCCCTCAGATCATGATGTCCGCAAAGGCTATGAACGCTGCAATGGAGATACTCACTCCGGAGCTGGCAAAAGAGAAGACCGGTGAAGGTGTGGGAACAGCTATCACTTT
This region includes:
- a CDS encoding B12-binding domain-containing protein, encoding MSKQEILDNLRDAIVKQNINGTVEATKAALAAGIPAFDAINEGLSVGMKIVGDKFEAAEIYLPQIMMSAKAMNAAMEILTPELAKEKTGEGVGTAIT